In the Camelus ferus isolate YT-003-E chromosome 34, BCGSAC_Cfer_1.0, whole genome shotgun sequence genome, one interval contains:
- the GPRC5A gene encoding retinoic acid-induced protein 3, translating into MATTPDGCRSSLESRYHRLCDKNAAWGIVLEALAGVGAVTSVAFVITLLVLICKVQDPSRRKVLPTQLLFLLGVLGIFGLTFAFIIRLDGGTGPTRFFLFGVFFSLCFSCLLVHAFSLTQLVRGRKPLSLLVMLGLAVGFSLVQDVIAVEYVVLTMNRTNVNIFAELPAPRRNEDFVMLLIYVLFLMALTFLTASCIFSGSFSGWKRHGAHIYLTTLLSMAIWVAWITLLLVPTPGPQWDDTILSSALVASGWVFLLAYILPEFRLLTKQRDPMDYPMEDALCQPQFMKKSYGVENRAYSQEAITQGTEETGDTLYAPYSTHFQLQNRNSPKDFSIPRAQTRASPYSDYEGRKDVS; encoded by the exons ATGGCCACAACCCCTGATGGTTGCCGTTCGAGCCTGGAGTCCAGGTACCACAGGCTCTGTGATAAAAATGCAGCCTGGGGCATCGTCCTGGAGGCGCTGGCCGGGGTCGGGGCTGTGACCTCGGTGGCCTTCGTGATCACCCTCCTGGTCCTCATCTGCAAGGTGCAGGACCCCAGCAGGCGCAAGGTGctccccacccagctcctcttcctcctgggcgTGCTGGGCATCTTCGGCCTCACCTTCGCCTTCATCATCCGACTCGACGGCGGCACTGGGCCCACGCGCTTCTTCCTATTCGgtgtcttcttttccctctgcttctcctgcctcctggttCATGCCTTCAGCCTGACGCAGCTGGTCCGGGGGAGgaagcccctctccctgctggtgaTGCTGGGCCTGGCCGTGGGCTTCAGCCTGGTGCAGGACGTCATTGCTGTCGAGTATGTGGTCCTCACCATGAACCGGACCAACGTCAACATCTTCGCTGAGCTCCCCGCTCCGCGGCGCAACGAAGACTTTGTCATGCTGCTCATCTACGTCCTCTTCCTGATGGCGCTGACCTTCCTCACGGCCTCTTGCATCTTCAGTGGCTCCTTCAGTGGCTGGAAGAGGCACGGGGCCCACATCTACCTCACCACGCTGCTCTCCATGGCCATCTGGGTGGCGTGGATCACCCTGCTCTTGGTCCCTACCCCTGGCCCCCAGTGGGATGACACCATCCTCAGTTCAGCCTTGGTTGCCAGTGGCTGGGTTTTCCTGTTGGCTTATATTTTACCTGAGTTCCGGCTGCTCACAAAGCAACGGGACCCCATGGACTATCCTATGGAGGATGCTTTGTGTCAACCTCAGTTCATGAAGAAGAGCTACGGTGTGGAGAACAGAGCTTACTCTCAAGAGGCAATCACTCAAG GCACTGAAGAGACAGGCGACACGCTCTACGCCCCTTACTCCACCCACTTCCAGCTGCAG AATCGAAACTCCCCGAAGGATTTCTCCATTCCGCGGGCCCAGACTCGAGCCAGCCCTTACAGTGACTACGAAGGAAGGAAAGATGTCAGTTAA